One window of Ziziphus jujuba cultivar Dongzao chromosome 5, ASM3175591v1 genomic DNA carries:
- the LOC107420672 gene encoding VAN3-binding protein isoform X4: MVSVSSFTSKCSLQSQLENIDENGPVSWLAVSCAPPETPTESMEFLGRSWSVSAMELSKALSNTRSVPISHNLDNSTVSSIGPDPSSSPTVLNESLVEQLPSEGSPPISPRSSDEAKVTQTIKSVQELFLLQQALNSEFLSSQQLFQNGIYKSIMRGKTIGRWLKDQKERKKHEIRTQNAQLHAAVSVAGVAAAVAALAASNALPETSAAQKKSPSKTSAALASAAALVASHCIEIAEEMGADHNHILTVVDSAINARTNGDILTLTAGAATALRGAAILRTRLQKGYGTTAFTLTDEKGEGKELNALTALNFVSRGGELLKRTRKGALHWKQVSFDINPNMQV, from the exons atgGTTTCAGTGAGCTCTTTTACTTCAAAATGCTCGTTGCAGTCTCAGCTGGAGAACATAGACGAAAACGGTCCAGTGAGTTGGTTAGCAGTCTCTTGTGCCCCACCTGAAACTCCAACCGAGTCCATGGAGTTTCTGGGTAGATCATGGAGTGTTTCTGCCATGGAGCTCTCCAAAGCTCTTTCCAACACTAGATCAGTTCCTATTTCTCACAATCTTGACAACTCAACAGTCTCTTCCATTGGCCCTGATCCAAGTTCTTCTCCTACGGTTTTGAATGAATCT CTAGTTGAGCAGTTACCCAGTGAGGGTAGCCCTCCAATTTCCCCAAGAAGCAGTGATGAAGCGAAG GTTACACAGACCATAAAATCTGTGCAGGAGTTATTTTTACTTCAACAAGCACTCAATTCAGAGTTTCTTTCCAGCCAACAATTGTTCCAAAATGGG ATATACAAGAGCATAATGAGAGGCAAAACAATTGGTAGGTGGTTAAAAGATCAAAAGGAGAGGAAGAAGCACGAAATCAGAACCCAGAATGCTCAGTTGCACGCAGCAGTATCAGTTGCTGGGGTTGCTGCTGCTGTTGCAGCACTTGCAGCTTCCAATGCATTGCCTGAAACATCAGCTGCCCAAAAGAAATCACCTTCTAAAACTTCAGCTGCCTTAGCATCTGCTGCAGCTCTGGTTGCATCACACTGCATTGAGATTGCTGAGGAAATGGGAGCTGATCACAATCATATCTTGACAGTAGTCGATTCTGCAATTAATGCACGGACTAATGGCGATATTTTGACTCTAACGGCTGGAGCAGCAACGG CCTTACGAGGAGCTGCCATTCTACGGACAAGGCTGCAGAAGGGGTATGGAACGACAGCCTTTACTCTGACCGACGAAAAGGGCGAAGGCAAAGAGTTGAATGCCTTGACAGCATTGAACTTTGTCTCAAGAGGAGGAGAGCTTCTCAAACGTACAAGGAAAG GAGCTCTCCACTGGAAGCAAGTTTCTTTCGACATCAATCCAAATATGCAg
- the LOC107420642 gene encoding aldehyde oxidase GLOX1 codes for MKMAHFLKTLCFIPLFFTYYGFTQSIAFGKSDGILKNPNQPYKGGWELTSQNSGVSAMHMFIFPITNKAIMFDSDTFGPSQIQLLSHDCYDEPDCWAHAVEYDIHTAAVRPLKISMDTWSSSGGLSANGTLVHSGGWINGGTSVRYLSGCSTCHWEEYPSALSAPRWFSAQQILPDGSFIVVGGRQMFNYEYIPTEGNFNVDNFKLPFLRETTDPYENNLYPFVFLSTDGNLFIFANHRSILLNPTTNKIVRHFPILTGGPRNHPSSAMAALLPIKVHDSNPNRIRAEVLICGGAKPCASRLAEKGIFINALQDCGRVEITNPNPTWQKEMMPTPRIMGDMLVLPTGDVLMINGAKKGVSGWNYADDPNLTPVLYQPESPKTQRFTELMSTTIPRMYCSTAALLPDGKVLVAGSNTNYYYKFNGVKYPTELRVEKFYPPYFDPLLDTDRPSIMSNTEGKKVKHGQNVEVKFELKRTNINESNVRVTMYSPPFTTHGFSMGQRLLVLGISRLSNVGSEIFRVDVLAPPTAEIAPPGYYLLFVVYCGLPSEGIWIQIASN; via the exons atgaaaatggcaCATTTTCTCAAAACCTTGTGTTTTATTCCCTTGTTCTTCACGTACTACGGTTTCACACAATCCATTGCTTTTGGAAAAAGCGACGGAATTCTAAAGAATCCAAATCAACCCTATAAAGGAGGATGGGAATTGACATCACAGAATTCAGGAGTATCAGCCATGCACATGTTCATCTTTCCCATTACAAACAAGGCCATTATGTTCGATTCGGATACGTTTGGTCCTTCTCAAATTCAATTGCTTTCCCACGATTGTTACGACGAGCCCGACTGCTGGGCTCATGCTGTGGAATACGACATCCACACCGCTGCCGTTAGACCACTCAAG ATATCGATGGACACGTGGAGCTCATCGGGTGGACTATCAGCTAATGGGACCCTTGTCCATTCCGGTGGTTGGATCAACGGTGGAACGTCCGTGAGGTACCTCTCCGGATGTAGCACCTGTCACTGGGAGGAATACCCCTCCGCCCTCTCCGCCCCAAGATG GTTCTCAGCGCAGCAGATTTTGCCAGATGGCAGTTTCATAGTGGTTGGAGGCCGTCAAATGTTCAATTACGAGTATATCCCTACAGAGGGAAATTTTAACGTAGACAATTTCAAACTACCATTTCTCCGAGAAACCACTGACCCGTATGAAAACAACCTTTATCCGTTTGTGTTCCTCTCCACCGATGGCAATCTTTTCATCTTCGCCAATCACCGTTCAATTCTACTTAACCCCACCACCAATAAAATTGTCCGTCATTTTCCCATTCTCACAGGCGGGCCCAGAAACCACCCCTCGTCAGCCATGGCTGCTTTGTTACCCATAAAGGTCCATGATTCTAACCCAAATCGGATCCGGGCCGAAGTCCTCATTTGCGGTGGTGCAAAGCCCTGTGCTTCAAGATTAGCAGAGAAGGGTATATTCATAAATGCACTGCAAGACTGTGGTAGAGTTGAAATAACAAACCCAAATCCCACGTGGCAGAAAGAAATGATGCCAACACCGAGGATTATGGGAGATATGCTGGTCCTTCCCACAGGTGACGTCCTCATGATCAACGGGGCCAAAAAGGGTGTCTCGGGATGGAACTATGCGGACGACCCGAATCTTACCCCGGTTCTCTACCAGCCGGAAAGCCCGAAAACCCAACGGTTCACGGAATTGATGTCCACTACTATTCCACGAATGTATTGTTCCACGGCAGCATTGTTACCGGACGGAAAAGTTTTGGTCGCCGGTAGCAACACAaactattattataaatttaacggCGTAAAATACCCGACTGAGCTTCGGGTCGAGAAGTTTTACCCTCCATATTTTGACCCGTTACTTGATACGGATCGTCCTTCTATTATGTCAAACACGGAGGGTAAAAAAGTAAAGCACGGACAAAATGTGGAAGTCAAATTTGAGTTGAAGAGAACAAATATAAATGAATCAAATGTGAGAGTGACAATGTACTCACCACCCTTTACAACACATGGATTTTCAATGGGGCAGAGACTATTAGTATTAGGGATAAGCAGGTTAAGTAATGTAGGATCAGAAATTTTCCGAGTTGATGTCTTGGCTCCACCAACGGCCGAGATTGCTCCACCGGGTTACTATCTTTTGTTTGTTGTGTATTGTGGACTACCCAGTGAAGGGATTTGGATCCAAATTGCGAGTAATTAG
- the LOC107420643 gene encoding LOW QUALITY PROTEIN: protein NRT1/ PTR FAMILY 1.2 (The sequence of the model RefSeq protein was modified relative to this genomic sequence to represent the inferred CDS: substituted 1 base at 1 genomic stop codon) — protein MHLEIMISSQSVRKKPLIRIIYGNYNTNLTQEYGLSAAGAGNLIFLWSAATNFTPIFAAFVADSYVGRYAMIGSGSIISLLGMIILWLTTIIPQAKPRCSSQFNCRGSTSQLLYLYLSFVLMSIGAGGIRSCFVACGADQLDNRSDGDPDSVENVNQSTSITLQNFFTWYYIASTVSFYLASPVYIKFKANKSLLTGFARVLVASFRNRDIQFSSPRSMNIETIQYHSDGSSSSMSRPSENLSFLNKACIVRKPQENLKQDGIANSDPWSLCTVSQVEERKALIRIIPIWSTGILMTVMISQESFLVLEAMTMDRHITSSFEIPPGSISSMFSMIAMIIWLVFYDRVILSIVESVRRKMAIRQGFSNDPEAVVNMSAMWVLPQNILTGFGKSTNAVAQMEFYYSELPKTMSSISSALLVLGMSVGNLVASFIMSMVDDITKNGNGDSRVSSNIKRGHYDXYFWLLAGLSFLNFLYFFACSKAYGPCKEEVNMDLGGDGVSDDN, from the exons ATGCACCTTGAGATCATGATCTCATCTCAATCGGTTCGGAAAAAGCCACTGATTCG tattatatatggtaattatAATACTAATTTGACCCAAGAGTATGGTCTGTCGGCTGCCGGAGCTGGCAACTTAATCTTCCTTTGGTCGGCAgctaccaatttcactcccatTTTCGCTGCTTTCGTTGCCGATTCTTATGTGGGTCGCTATGCCATGATTGGATCTGGCTCCATTATCAGTCTTCTG GGAATGATTATATTATGGTTGACAACCATCATTCCACAAGCAAAGCCTCGTTGCAGCAGCCAATTTAACTGCAGGGGATCCACATCCCAACTTTTATACCTTTACTTAAGTTTTGTGTTAATGTCTATTGGAGCTGGAGGTATAAGATCATGCTTCGTTGCTTGTGGTGCGGATCAATTGGACAATAGATCAGATGGCGACCCAGACTCCGTTGAAAATGTTAACCAGTCCACATCCATCACCTTACAAAACTTCTTCACCTGGTACTACATTGCATCCACTGTCTCA TTTTACTTGGCTTCCCCTGTCTACATCAAGTTCAAGGCTAACAAAAGTTTGCTCACTGGTTTTGCTCGAGTTCTCGTTGCCTCCTTCAGAAATAGAGATATTCAATTTTCATCACCTAGGTCAATGAATATTGAAACAATTCAGTATCATAGTGatggatcatcatcatcaatgtcAAGGCCAAGTGAAAACTTGAGCTTTCTAAATAAAGCCTGCATCGTACGAAAGCCTCAAGAAAACCTCAAACAAGATGGAATAGCTAATTCTGATCCATGGAGTCTTTGCACAGTGAGTCAAGTGGAGGAGCGCAAGGCACTAATCAGAATAATCCCAATCTGGTCAACAGGGATACTGATGACGGTGATGATAAGTCAGGAGAGTTTTCTTGTACTAGAAGCAATGACCATGGATAGGCATATTACTTCAAGCTTTGAAATTCCTCCAGGATCTATATCCAGCATGTTTTCTATGATTGCTATGATAATATGGCTTGTGTTTTATGATCGTGTAATTCTCT CAATCGTGGAAAGTGTTAGGAGGAAAATGGCAATTCGACAAGGATTTTCAAATGATCCAGAAGCCGTGGTGAACATGTCGGCGATGTGGGTATTGCCACAGAACATCCTTACCGGCTTCGGAAAGTCTACCAATGCAGTCGCACAGATGGAGTTCTATTACTCAGAGTTGCCTAAAACCATGTCTAGTATATCATCTGCTCTGCTAGTACTTGGGATGTCTGTTGGGAATTTGGTTGCAAGTTTTATTATGAGTATGGTGGATGATATTACTAAAAATGGAAATGGAGATAGTCGGGTTTCCAGCAATATCAAGAGGGGCCactatgattaatatttttggctTCTTGCTGGTTTGAGCTTTCTtaatttcttgtatttttttgctTGTTCTAAGGCTTATGGTCCTTGTAAAGAAGAAGTGAATATGGATTTAGGTGGAGATGGGGTAAGTGATGAcaattaa